One segment of Dysgonomonadaceae bacterium PH5-43 DNA contains the following:
- a CDS encoding uncharacterized protein (DUF488 family) (product_source=COG5483; cog=COG5483; pfam=PF04343; transmembrane_helix_parts=Inside_1_12,TMhelix_13_35,Outside_36_331), with translation MRHPTEKLQKDKLLFFADFISVMAYFHYLCPMLYYRRKILLALLETFGGRLTAKRLQKYLFLFTRKQTEKSFDFVPYKYGCFSFQANQDIATLGKYGYLTVTESENGRCIELNKEYTGFCSLLNLFDRQYLISVKNEFGALSQTDLIRYTYINYPFWATKSSIAEQILSKEEFAEINTRVRSFSEPVLFSIGYEGITLETYINKLIISDVKVLCDVRKNAFSQKYGFSKKQLEQACKGVGILYIHVPQLGIESEERQDLRSQKDYDLLFEKYERLTLVNRDIYINQVRELIIQYKRVAVTCFEKNPAQCHRTRVAKKLMSISEDKYTFKNL, from the coding sequence GTGCGCCACCCTACTGAGAAATTACAAAAAGACAAACTCTTATTTTTTGCCGATTTCATTAGCGTTATGGCGTATTTTCACTACCTTTGCCCTATGCTTTATTATAGAAGAAAAATACTTTTAGCATTACTGGAAACTTTTGGAGGACGATTAACAGCCAAACGTCTTCAAAAATACCTGTTCCTATTTACAAGAAAGCAAACGGAGAAATCTTTCGATTTTGTTCCATATAAGTATGGTTGTTTTTCGTTTCAAGCAAACCAAGATATAGCAACATTAGGCAAGTACGGTTATCTAACTGTGACTGAATCCGAGAATGGGAGATGTATTGAGCTCAATAAAGAATATACTGGTTTTTGTTCTTTGTTGAACTTGTTTGACCGTCAATATTTAATCTCTGTGAAAAACGAGTTTGGAGCACTGTCACAGACAGACCTTATAAGGTACACATACATTAATTATCCTTTTTGGGCGACTAAAAGTTCTATAGCAGAACAAATTCTTTCAAAAGAAGAATTTGCGGAAATAAACACAAGAGTTCGCTCTTTTTCTGAACCAGTATTATTCTCTATAGGATATGAAGGCATAACATTGGAGACGTATATCAATAAATTAATCATTAGTGACGTTAAGGTGTTGTGTGATGTACGTAAAAATGCATTCAGTCAAAAATATGGTTTTTCTAAGAAGCAATTAGAACAAGCATGCAAAGGAGTGGGTATATTATATATTCATGTGCCGCAATTAGGTATAGAATCAGAAGAGAGACAGGACTTACGGTCACAAAAAGACTATGATTTGTTATTTGAGAAGTATGAGAGGCTTACCCTTGTGAATCGGGATATATATATCAATCAAGTAAGAGAACTAATTATACAATACAAAAGAGTTGCTGTCACTTGTTTT
- a CDS encoding putative phosphodiesterase (product_source=COG0622; cath_funfam=2.60.40.380,3.60.21.10; cleavage_site_network=SignalP-noTM; cog=COG0622; ko=KO:K22390; pfam=PF00149; smart=SM00060; superfamily=56300), translated as MKRIIYLVLTTVFCISMYAQEQSVDTVYRFNHGPYLQGLTNNDVYVYFTTSTKGFSWVDLRVKGKEDYSRCVTVDDGLIEANNTKNAIKLKNLEPNTQYEYRIVSVPIKQFRLSQNIYGDTIRSDWYTFKTLNPNAISCSFATTSDIHDDAAKYNRLLDYIPFEKTDMVFLLGDILSHFSRVGQPYTSFIDVSVNRFAKNLPFVLVRGNHDTRGSLSRTYPEYIYRPNNHFYGTYKIGDTFIVLLDNGEDKPDTHHDYSGITAFDEYREEQLEWLKGIVASDDYKNASKRIVLAHIPPTARGESTRASAHSSDVLYRTYLPVLNEANVDLMICGHTHRFMLLEPDNNKAYKFPVLVNDNKSISHVEVSDKGIAVKTFNEQGEVTFERVF; from the coding sequence ATGAAAAGAATAATTTATCTTGTATTAACAACAGTGTTTTGTATCTCAATGTATGCTCAAGAGCAAAGCGTAGATACAGTTTATCGTTTCAATCATGGCCCATACCTTCAAGGTTTGACAAACAATGATGTGTATGTTTATTTCACAACTTCAACAAAAGGTTTTTCGTGGGTAGACTTAAGAGTAAAAGGGAAAGAAGATTACTCTCGTTGTGTTACTGTAGACGATGGTTTGATAGAAGCCAACAATACAAAGAATGCAATTAAGCTTAAAAACTTAGAACCTAATACCCAATACGAGTATCGAATAGTTTCTGTTCCAATTAAACAATTCCGTTTGTCGCAAAATATATATGGAGATACTATTCGTTCAGATTGGTATACATTCAAAACACTTAATCCTAATGCAATATCTTGCTCTTTTGCTACAACGAGTGATATACACGATGATGCAGCAAAGTATAATCGTTTATTAGATTATATACCTTTTGAGAAAACCGATATGGTATTTTTATTAGGAGATATACTAAGTCATTTTAGTAGAGTAGGGCAGCCTTATACCAGTTTTATTGATGTATCAGTAAACAGATTTGCCAAGAATTTACCTTTTGTACTTGTTAGAGGAAATCATGATACCCGTGGATCTTTGTCGCGCACTTATCCTGAATATATTTATCGCCCCAACAATCATTTCTATGGAACATATAAAATTGGAGATACTTTTATTGTTTTATTAGATAATGGAGAAGACAAACCCGATACTCATCACGATTACTCGGGTATTACAGCTTTTGATGAATATCGTGAAGAGCAATTAGAATGGCTTAAAGGTATTGTGGCAAGCGACGATTATAAGAATGCGTCTAAGAGAATAGTTTTAGCACATATTCCTCCTACAGCAAGGGGAGAAAGTACTCGTGCGAGTGCTCATTCAAGCGACGTTCTTTATAGAACATACCTTCCAGTGCTTAACGAAGCTAATGTAGATTTAATGATTTGCGGACATACTCACCGTTTTATGTTGTTAGAGCCAGATAACAACAAAGCATATAAATTTCCAGTTTTAGTAAACGACAACAAAAGCATATCTCATGTTGAAGTTTCAGACAAAGGCATAGCTGTAAAAACGTTTAACGAACAAGGAGAGGTAACTTTCGAAAGAGTGTTTTAA
- a CDS encoding Holliday junction DNA helicase RuvA (product_source=KO:K03550; cath_funfam=1.10.150.20,1.10.8.10,2.40.50.140; cog=COG0632; ko=KO:K03550; pfam=PF01330,PF07499,PF14520; smart=SM00278; superfamily=46929,47781,50249; tigrfam=TIGR00084), with protein MLDYIKGEITELTPASVVVETAGMGFIAHISLNTYSSLNGRKDCKLYVYEAIREDAHQLFGFLEKRERDLFLLLISVSGIGANTARMILSAMTPPELEQVISSGNSSMLKTVKGIGGKTAERIIIDLKDKVKVQEDGSSENFSVAEINSELANEAISALTMLGFNMAASKKVVSKIIKTNPTYTVEQIIKSALKML; from the coding sequence ATGTTAGATTATATTAAAGGAGAAATTACAGAATTAACTCCTGCCTCGGTTGTTGTTGAAACTGCAGGTATGGGATTTATTGCTCATATTTCTCTAAACACATATTCATCTCTTAATGGGAGAAAAGACTGTAAGCTTTATGTTTATGAAGCGATAAGGGAAGATGCACACCAGTTGTTTGGATTCTTAGAAAAGAGAGAAAGAGATTTATTCCTTCTACTTATATCTGTTTCTGGTATTGGAGCTAACACTGCTCGTATGATTTTGTCAGCAATGACTCCTCCCGAATTAGAACAAGTTATTTCTTCGGGCAACTCATCAATGCTAAAAACCGTTAAAGGTATTGGAGGTAAAACTGCTGAAAGAATTATTATAGATTTGAAAGATAAGGTTAAAGTACAAGAAGATGGCTCTTCCGAAAACTTTTCTGTTGCAGAAATAAACTCCGAATTAGCCAATGAAGCTATTTCGGCTCTTACTATGCTTGGCTTTAATATGGCTGCATCAAAAAAAGTAGTTTCTAAAATAATAAAAACAAATCCAACATACACTGTCGAACAAATTATCAAAAGTGCCTTAAAGATGCTTTAA